A region from the Neurospora crassa OR74A linkage group V, whole genome shotgun sequence genome encodes:
- a CDS encoding chromosome segregation protein Cse1 — MAANLDHLAQLLQATLDARHHRKAETALKEEAKKPKYSLSLLSIVANDAQPSNIRLAAALAFKNFIRHNYVDEEGNYKLPADEVATIKQELVGLMISSPPTIQTQLGEAISIIADSDFWERWDTLTQDLVSRLSTTDPKVTNGVLEVAHSIFARWRPLFSSNALNIEVNHVVNTFGDSFIQMLGVADQQIEANKTNEKALKGWLETMSLLTRIFFDLSCQDLPPIIETNLQPITMVLHKYLSYANPLFDDEEDEATPIEILKSDICDALHLFVTKYDDDFGGYVQDFTSNVWNVLSSVGPQKRYDVLVSKALHFLTAVASVHRHAQIFNNEEILGTIVEKVILPNVTLRESDIELFEDEPIEFIRRDLEGSDTDSRRKAATDFLRKLLDDFEALVTQVVSKYINHYLEMGKTDWKAKDTAVYLFLAIAAKGAVTAAQGVKTVNSFVNVIDFFQQHIAADLVATGGEPIPKVDAIKFLYNFRSQLSKEQWGGAINPLIQNLASPNYVVYTYAATTLERVLFLTDDQGQHILSRADIQPYAKDLLQHLFALVEKDTSAAKLQENEFLMRCIMRVLIVIKDGVLECDIDNILDHLINITNVIKENPSNPRFYYFHFEAIGAIVRYCSNAPQVDLLSRLWAPFTYILNEDVTEFVPYVFQIFTQLLDLNKSGSIPGDFKALIDAVLAPGPWETRGNIPPLAKFIAAIIPKATEEIVKENKLEPILSIFQSLLNGKKTDQNAFDILESVICSFPASVLEPYFGTILTLIFTKLQKNPSDSYKTRVASFYHLVSARSGEAGLGTDYFIKHAETIQSGVFTPFYLQVVIPTTREFARPSDRKLAVISYSKTLVESKAFAERYMKGWGFTCNALLELLKNPPKVSAGAGDEILNEADVDDIGFGIGFTPLSTCKRPPRDEFPEITDVQQWVGDFLKASDKAHNGLITKYASERLNDEAKAVLAPILM; from the exons ATGGCAGCCAATCTCGACCACCTCGCACAACTGCTTCAGGCAACTCTTGACGCGCGACACCATCGCAAAG CCGAGACCGCCTTGAAGGAAGAGGCAAAGAAGCCCAAATACTCGTTATCCCTCCTTAGCATCGTGGCCAACGACGCTCAACCGAGCAACATTCGCcttgccgccgccctcgCGTTCAAGAACTTCATCCGCCACAACTATGTCGACGAGGAGGGCAACTACAAACTACCCGCGGATGAGGTTGCCACCATCAAGCAGGAGCTCGTCGGTCTCATGATTTCCTCTCCCCCTACGATACAGACCCAGCTCGGAGAAGCCATCAGCATCATTGCCGATTCCGATTTCTGGGAGCGCTGGGATACCTTGACCCAGGATCTTGTCAGCCGCCTGTCCACCACTGACCCCAAGGTCACAAACGGCGTCTTAGAAGTAGCACACTCCATCTTCGCCCGCTGGCGTCCGCTGTTTTCCTCAAACGCCCTCAACATCGAAGTCAACCATGTTGTCAATACCTTTGGCGACTCCTTTATCCAGATGCTGGGCGTTGCCGACCAACAAATTGAAGCAAACAAGACCAACGAGAAGGCACTGAAGGGCTGGCTTGAAACCATGAGTCTCTTGACAAGAATCTTCTTTGACCTTTCATGCCAGGATTTGCCCCCCATCATCGAGACGAACCTACAGCCCATCACCATGGTCCTTCACAAATACCTGAGCTACGCAAACCCCCTGtttgacgacgaggaggacgaggcgACACCGATCGAGATCCTCAAATCGGATATTTGTGACGCCCTGCACCTCTTTGTCACGAAatacgacgacgacttcgGCGGCTACGTACAGGACTTTACAAGTAACGTGTGGAACGTCTTGTCGAGTGTTGGCCCCCAGAAGCGGTACGATGTTCTTGTCAGCAAGGCGCTCCACTTCCTTACTGCGGTCGCGTCCGTCCACCGCCATGCCCAAATTTTCAATAACGAGGAGATCCTGGGTACCATTGTTGAGAAGGTTATTCTTCCCAACGTGACACTCAGAGAGTCTGACATTGAGCTTTTTGAAGACGAGCCTATCGAGTTCATCCGTCGTGATCTTGAGGGTTCAGATACCGATTCGCGAAGGAAGGCGGCTACTGACTTCCTGAGAAAGCTCCTCGACGACTTTGAGGCCCTTGTGACACAGGTCGTGTCCAAGTACATTAACCACTACCTGGAGATGGGCAAGACCGACTGGAAGGCCAAGGACACTGCTGTCTACCTCTTCTTGGCCATCGCCGCCAAGGGAGCTGTCACGGCGGCCCAGGGTGTCAAGACCGTCAACAGCTTTGTTAACGTTATTGATTTCTTCCAGCAGCACATTGCGGCCGACTTGGTTGCCACCGGCGGCGAGCCCATCCCCAAGGTCGACGCCATCAAATTTCTGTACAACTTCAGGAGTCAGCTAAGCAAGGAACAGTGGGGTGGCGCTATTAACCCTCTCATTCAGAACTTGGCTTCACCCAACTACGTCGTTTACACATACGCGGCCACCACCTTGGAGAgggtcctcttcctcaccgATGATCAGGGACAGCATATCTTGTCACGGGCCGACATTCAGCCGTATGCCAAGGACCTTCTACAGCATCTGTTTGCCTTGGTTGAGAAGGACACTTCGGCCGCCAAGCTACAGGAGAACGAGTTCCTCATGAGGTGCATCATGAGAGTTCTGATCGTGATCAAGGACGGTGTTTTGGAGTGCGACATCGATAACATTCTGGATcacctcatcaacatcaccaatgTTATCAAGGAAAACCCCAGTAACCCTCGGTTCTACTACTTCCACTTCGAAGCTATTGGTGCAATTGTCAGGTATTGCAGCAACGCCCCTCAAGTCGACCTGCTATCCCGCCTATGGGCGCCTTTCACCTACATCCTCAATGAGGATGTTACAGAATTCGTGCCCTATGTGTTCCAGATTTTCACTCAGCTTTTGGATCTCAACAAATCTGGCTCTATTCCTGGAGATTTTAAAGCGCTCATCGATGCTGTTCTCGCCCCCGGTCCCTGGGAGACTAGGGGTAACATTCCTCCCCTTGCTAAGTTTATCGCAGCTATCATCCCGAAGGCTACAGAGGAGATTGTCAAAGAGAACAAGCTCGAGCCCAttctttccatcttccaAAGTCTTCTGAATGGAAAGAAGACGGACCAGAACGCTTTCGATATCCTCGAATCTGTCATTTGCTCGTTTCCCGC ATCGGTTCTGGAACCCTACTTCGGCACTATCCTTACTCTCATCTTCACAAAGTTGCAGAAGAACCCCTCGGACTCGTACAAGACTCGTGTTGCTAGCTTCTACCATCTTGTCTCGGCTCGCTCTGGAGAGGCTGGGCTGGGAACTGACTATTTCATCAAGCATGCCGAAACCATCCAGTCTGGCGTCTTCACGCCGTTCTATCTCCAAGTCGTGATTCCCACCACTCGCGAGTTCGCTCGTCCTAGCGACCGTAAGCTTGCCGTCATCTCCTACAGCAAGACACTGGTCGAGTCCAAAGCGTTTGCCGAGCGCTACATGAAGGGCTGGGGCTTCACCTGCAACGCcctcctcgagctcctcaagAACCCGCCCAAGGTTTccgctggtgctggtgacgAGATCCTCAACGAGGCCGACGTGGATGATATCGGGTTCGGTATCGGATTCACCCCGCTCAGCACCTGCAAGCGGCCTCCGAGGGACGAGTTTCCTGAGATTACCGATGTTCAGCAATGGGTTGGAGACTTCTTGAAGGCATCGGACAAGGCACACAATGGTTTGATCACCAAGTATGCCAGTGAGAGGCTGAACGATGAGGCCAAGGCGGTCTTGGCTCCCATTCTGATGTAG
- a CDS encoding questionable protein — protein MSYLGQTDDRAIRQLACKCSVPREQTVHVAKGGPEDCRGAGGSAVGSSRMGPRWVLRMVTRHFILVQRSRSPVSLLPRRRFGRPTPPHPAPSPTLLASKQHIIISDRQKRPHRCALPKNFSPSKISSLRQAENPKMVP, from the exons ATGTCGTACCTAGGACAAACTGATGATCG GGCCATCAGGCAGTTGGCGTGTAAATGTAGTGTACCAAGAGAACAAACGGTTCACGTCGCAAAAGGGGGTCCGGAAGACTGCCGTGGAGCCGGAGGCTCCGCAGTCGGCTCTTCGCGGATGGGGCCCCGATGGGTCCTCCGAATGGTGACAAGACACTTTATTCTTGTGCAGAGGAGCCGCTCGCCAGTGTCACTGTTGCCGCGGCGCCGCTTCGGTCGCCCAACCCCTCCTCACCCTGCCCCTTCGCCGACTCTCCTCGCAAGCAAGCAACACATCATCATTTCAGACAGACAAAAACGGCCACATCGCTGCGCCCTCCCAAAAAATTTCTCTCCATCAAAAATATCCTCTCTGCGTCAGGCGGAGAACCCGAAAATGGTGCCATAG
- a CDS encoding WD domain-containing protein: protein MSADIDGQNSSNGVGQSVSNGSRAEITMAVSNGNGTLKAASGPPNGSAWEANRPRLPSGNYHGHDREQFTRLLIQAMTEMGYNDAADKLSQDSGYRLENPTVAAFRAAVLDGDWGKAEELLNDAQVAGIADPGLRDGLILAAGADRNMMKLWLRQQKYLELLERRETPRALVVLRTELTPLCGDQHQKLEFLSSLLMCASAEDLKDKAGWDGARGESRHTLLSELSKFVSPSVMLPEHRLAALLSQAQEIQISNCLYHSTLQTPSLYKDHVCDRKAFPTIAKYKLDEHNGNEVWQVRFSHDGTRLASCGMERLVIIYSVPEFKVLHKLDTGDEQHDNRGVGNIAWSPDDKMLVTCAMNAKVWDTETGALLRTIDQFNEPVSSCAWASNYVLITGSFDKDRSICSWNFGSADVYKIVWTKDHRTEDLVLSPDRNWVVALDEQKRFHVYNYHTREQVYSHELKDRGTSLCISQDSTSLLVNTQVGTAILYDILTKDVIHEYNQHKGGDFLIRTYLGGANEGFVLSGSEDGSIYIYHRSTGTLVARLKGAHAPRCNSVTWNPSDPRMIASCGDDGLVKIWYPEWPDWDESMEHSGANNNGNVHVTARPR, encoded by the exons ATGTCGGCCGACATCGATGGCCAGAACTCGTCGAATGGAGTTGGGCAGTCCGTATCTAATGGATCTCGGGCAGAGATCACAATGGCGGTATCTAATGGAAATGGGACGCTCAAGGCAGCATCTGGCCCTCCAAATGGATCGGCCTGGGAGGCGAACCGCCCAAGGTTGCCATCAGGGAATTACCACGGCCACGACCGGGAACAGTTTACACGTCTCCTGATACAGGCTATGACGGAGATGGGCTACAACGACGCAGCAGACAAACTCAGTCAGGACAGCGGCTATCGACTTGAAAACCCTACGGTGGCTGCCTTTCGAGCGGCTGTCTTGGACGGTGACTGGGGAAAGGCGGAGGAGCTTCTTAACGATGCGCAGGTTGCTGGAATAGCAGATCCTGGTTTGAGGGATGGCCTGATACTTGCTGCAGGAGCGGATCGCAACATGATGAAGCTTTGGCTTAGACAGCAAAAGTACTTGGAGCTATTGGAAAGGCGCGAAACACCACGGGCTTTGGTGGTGCTGCGGACGGAGCTCACACCGTTGTGCGGGGACCAGCACCAAAAGCTGGAGTTTCTGTCAAGCCTGTTAATGTGTGCGAGTGCCGAGGACCTGAAGGATAAGGCCGGATGGGACGGTGCTCGCGGAGAAAGTCGGCACACCTTGCTCTCTGAGCTATCTA AATTCGTTTCACCTTCAGTTATGCTCCCTGAGCACAGGTTGGCGGCACTTCTTAGTCAGGCACAAGAAATTCAAATTAGCAACTGCCTATACCACTCGACCCTCCAAACACCCTCTCTTTACAAGGACCACGTGTGCGATAGGAAGGCTTTTCCCACGATTGCCAAGTATAAGCTGGATGAACACAACGGCAATGAAGTGTGGCAAGTGAGGTTTTCACATGACGGGACACGCTTGGCAAGTTGCGGCATGGAGCGTCTTGTCATCATCTACAGCGTACCTGAGTTCAAAGTGCTACACAAGTTAGACACGGGCGATGAGCAACACGACAACCGGGGTGTAGGTAATATCGCATGGAGCCCGGACGACAAGATGCTCGTCACTTGCGCAATGAATGCCAAAGTGTGGGATACCGAG ACTGGAGCGCTGCTCAGGACTATCGACCAATTCAACGAGCCAGTCAGTAGTTGCGCTTGGGCAAGCAACTACGTTCTTATCACCGGGTCCTTCGACAAGGACAGGTCAATCTGTTCCTGGAACTTCGGATCAGCCGACGTGTACAAGATCGTGTGGACGAAGGACCATCGAACGGAAGACCTGGTGCTGTCCCCCGATAGAAACTGGGTTGTTGCCCTGGACGAGCAAAAGCGGTTTCATGTCTACAACTACCACACGCGCGAGCAGGTTTATTCACATGAGCTGAAGGATAGAGGAACATCACTCTGTATAAGCCAGGACTCGACGTCTTTGTTGGTAAATACACAGGTAGGAACAGCGATTTTGTATGACATTCTCACCAAGGATGTCATTCACGAGTACAATCAGCACAAGGGTGGGGATTTCCTTATCAGAACTTACCTTGGTGGCGCGAATGAGGGTTTCGTCTTGTCTGGGAGCGAGG ACGGATCAATATATATCTACCACAGGTCCACGGGCACCTTGGTAGCGCGGCTTAAGGGAGCCCATGCACCGCGTTGCAACTCTGTCACATGGAACCCTTCAGATCCGCGCATGATTGCCAGCTGCGGAGATGATGGGTTGGTGAAGAT TTGGTACCCCGAATGGCCCGACTGGGATGAGAGTATGGAACACAGCGGCGCAAACAATAACGGAAACGTCCACGTCACAGCAAGGCCGCGATAG